The Cronobacter sakazakii genome has a window encoding:
- the narL gene encoding two-component system response regulator NarL, which yields MNNPEPATILLIDDHPMLRSGVKQLVSMAPAITVVGEAGNGEQGIEMAEVLDPDLILLDLNMPSMNGLETLDKLREKALSGRVVVFSVSNHEEDVVTALKRGADGYLLKDMEPEDLLKALQQAAAGEMVLSEALTPVLAASLRASRATSGRDVSQLTPRERDILKLIAQGLPNKMIARKLDITESTVKVHVKHLLKKMKLKSRVEAAVWVHQERIF from the coding sequence ATGAATAACCCGGAACCGGCAACCATTCTGCTGATTGACGATCACCCTATGCTTCGCAGCGGCGTAAAACAGTTGGTCAGCATGGCACCCGCTATCACGGTGGTCGGCGAAGCCGGAAACGGCGAGCAAGGTATCGAAATGGCCGAAGTGCTCGACCCGGATCTGATCCTGCTTGATCTCAATATGCCCAGTATGAACGGCCTGGAAACCCTCGATAAACTGCGTGAAAAAGCGCTGTCGGGCCGCGTGGTGGTCTTCAGCGTCTCGAACCATGAAGAGGATGTAGTGACGGCGCTTAAGCGCGGCGCGGATGGGTACTTGCTTAAAGATATGGAGCCGGAAGATCTGCTCAAGGCGCTGCAACAGGCGGCAGCGGGCGAAATGGTCTTAAGCGAAGCGTTAACGCCGGTGCTGGCGGCGAGCCTGCGTGCGAGCCGCGCGACGTCAGGCCGCGATGTCTCCCAGCTCACGCCGCGCGAGCGCGATATTCTCAAGCTCATCGCCCAGGGCCTGCCGAACAAAATGATCGCCCGCAAGCTCGATATCACCGAAAGCACCGTCAAAGTGCATGTGAAGCATCTGCTGAAAAAGATGAAGCTCAAATCGCGCGTCGAAGCGGCGGTCTGGGTACATCAGGAACGCATTTTTTAA
- a CDS encoding nitrate reductase: MNGVKTTCPYCGVGCGVVAQRDDSGAVSVRGDENHPANFGRLCVKGAALGETTGHDGRLLYPEVNGERASWETALDAAASRLGDIIDKHGPQAVAFYASGQLLTEDYYAANKLMKGFIGAANIDTNSRLCMSSAVVGYKRAFGADAVPCSYADLEQTDLLVFVGSNAAWAHPVLYQRIAAAKQARPAMKIVVIDPRRTATCDIADLHLALAPGSDAGLFVGLLNALSALLAPETFDDQAQALAAARAWSVARVAQFCGLSEAEVARFYDWFLSAPTAMTLYTMGINQSSSGSDKCNSIINVHLASGKIGRPGCGPFSLTGQPNAMGGREVGGLANQLACHMGFEPADIARLGRFWGSERIAQTPGLMAIELFDAIGRGEVKAVWIMGTNPAVSLPDSDAVRQALARCELVMVSDITAQTDTAAFAHIRFPALGWGEKNGTVTNSERRISRQRAFLPAPGEARPDWWIVAQMARRLGFGEAFGWQHPHEIFCEHAALSGFENDGARAFDISGLVALTREAYDALAPVQWPVTNKQPQGTPRLLETGAGWRGGRLNMVAVSPALPQARPDARYPLWLNTGRIRDQWHTMTRTGRVARLMQHQPLPQVAMHPDDAARYGVHDGDLVEVASAQGFMVGWAALNDAQAPGALFAPMHWNAQFASHGRVNTLVAPVCCPRSGQPESKQTAVRLQKRRTAWQGELFCRDMPPLAPDLLWWRQALDGCLHVTLAGNASPQRWLREMAARESWQLQYAQGEGVFHLLAWRDGALMLAFYSAARRPVVQREAIAAAFLEPPVNAAARHALLAGKGAQSAPAKGRTICSCFGVGENAIRAAIRAGCNSAVKLGDALRCGTNCGSCIPELKALLAQTASLPEAANQTGGGERVAFEFREEFLTRQAGREIGR, translated from the coding sequence ATGAACGGCGTTAAGACCACCTGCCCCTATTGCGGGGTCGGCTGCGGTGTGGTGGCGCAGCGCGACGACAGCGGCGCGGTGAGCGTGCGGGGCGATGAAAACCATCCGGCGAACTTCGGGCGGCTGTGCGTCAAAGGCGCAGCGCTCGGCGAGACAACCGGCCATGACGGGCGGCTGCTGTACCCGGAAGTCAACGGCGAGCGGGCAAGCTGGGAGACGGCGCTCGACGCGGCGGCCTCGCGGCTTGGCGATATTATCGATAAGCACGGCCCGCAGGCGGTGGCGTTTTACGCCTCCGGGCAGTTGCTTACCGAGGATTACTACGCCGCCAACAAGCTCATGAAAGGGTTTATCGGCGCGGCGAATATCGACACCAACTCGCGGCTCTGCATGTCTTCCGCTGTAGTGGGCTACAAGCGGGCGTTCGGGGCTGATGCGGTGCCGTGTAGCTATGCGGATCTGGAGCAGACCGATCTGCTGGTGTTTGTTGGATCGAACGCCGCCTGGGCGCATCCGGTGCTGTATCAGCGCATCGCGGCCGCGAAGCAGGCGCGCCCGGCGATGAAAATCGTGGTCATCGATCCGCGGCGTACCGCGACCTGTGATATCGCCGATCTGCATCTGGCGCTGGCGCCCGGCAGCGACGCCGGGCTGTTTGTCGGGCTGCTGAACGCGCTTTCAGCACTGCTCGCGCCTGAGACGTTCGACGACCAGGCGCAGGCGCTCGCGGCCGCGCGGGCGTGGAGCGTGGCGCGCGTGGCGCAGTTCTGTGGGCTGTCCGAAGCCGAGGTGGCGCGCTTTTACGACTGGTTTTTGAGTGCGCCCACGGCGATGACGCTCTACACCATGGGCATTAACCAGTCCTCCAGCGGCAGCGACAAGTGCAACTCCATCATTAACGTGCATCTGGCGAGCGGGAAAATCGGCCGGCCCGGCTGCGGGCCGTTTTCGCTGACCGGTCAGCCGAACGCGATGGGCGGACGCGAAGTGGGCGGGCTGGCTAATCAGCTCGCCTGCCATATGGGATTTGAACCGGCGGATATCGCCCGCCTCGGGCGATTCTGGGGCAGCGAGCGCATCGCGCAGACGCCCGGCTTGATGGCGATAGAACTCTTCGACGCCATCGGGCGCGGTGAGGTAAAAGCCGTCTGGATAATGGGCACCAACCCGGCGGTATCGCTGCCGGACAGCGACGCGGTGCGCCAGGCGCTGGCGCGCTGCGAACTGGTGATGGTGTCTGACATTACCGCGCAGACCGATACGGCTGCTTTTGCGCATATTCGTTTTCCGGCGCTGGGGTGGGGGGAGAAAAACGGCACGGTGACCAATTCAGAGCGGCGGATCTCGCGCCAGCGCGCCTTTCTGCCCGCGCCCGGCGAGGCGCGCCCTGACTGGTGGATAGTCGCGCAGATGGCGCGCCGCCTGGGTTTTGGCGAGGCGTTTGGCTGGCAGCATCCGCATGAGATTTTCTGCGAGCACGCGGCGCTGTCGGGGTTTGAGAACGACGGCGCGCGGGCGTTTGATATCAGTGGGCTGGTCGCGTTAACCCGCGAGGCGTATGACGCGCTCGCGCCGGTGCAGTGGCCGGTGACGAACAAACAGCCGCAGGGTACGCCGCGTCTGCTGGAGACGGGTGCGGGCTGGCGTGGCGGCAGGCTGAATATGGTGGCGGTTTCTCCGGCGCTGCCGCAGGCGCGGCCCGACGCGCGTTACCCGCTGTGGCTCAATACCGGCCGTATCCGCGATCAGTGGCACACGATGACCCGCACCGGCCGCGTGGCGCGGCTGATGCAACACCAGCCGCTGCCGCAGGTGGCGATGCATCCTGACGACGCGGCGCGCTACGGTGTGCACGACGGCGATCTGGTGGAGGTGGCCTCAGCGCAAGGGTTTATGGTGGGCTGGGCAGCGCTCAATGACGCCCAGGCACCCGGCGCGCTGTTCGCCCCGATGCACTGGAACGCGCAGTTCGCAAGCCACGGGCGCGTCAATACGCTGGTGGCCCCGGTCTGCTGCCCGCGCTCCGGACAGCCGGAAAGCAAACAGACCGCCGTGCGTCTGCAAAAGCGCCGCACCGCGTGGCAGGGCGAGCTGTTTTGTCGCGATATGCCGCCGCTTGCGCCCGATCTGCTGTGGTGGCGCCAGGCGCTGGACGGCTGCCTGCATGTCACCCTGGCGGGCAATGCGTCGCCGCAACGCTGGCTGCGTGAAATGGCCGCCCGCGAAAGCTGGCAACTGCAGTATGCGCAGGGCGAGGGGGTCTTTCATCTGCTGGCGTGGCGCGACGGCGCGCTGATGCTGGCGTTTTACAGCGCGGCGCGTCGCCCGGTGGTTCAGCGCGAGGCGATCGCGGCGGCGTTCCTGGAGCCGCCTGTGAACGCGGCCGCGCGTCATGCGCTGCTGGCCGGTAAAGGTGCGCAGAGCGCGCCCGCAAAGGGGCGCACTATCTGTAGCTGTTTCGGCGTGGGCGAGAACGCCATCCGCGCCGCCATTCGCGCCGGATGCAATAGCGCCGTGAAACTGGGTGACGCCCTGCGCTGTGGCACCAACTGCGGCTCCTGCATCCCGGAGCTTAAAGCGCTGCTGGCGCAGACGGCGTCACTGCCCGAAGCGGCCAATCAGACCGGTGGCGGCGAGCGCGTGGCCTTTGAGTTTCGTGAAGAGTTCCTCACGCGTCAGGCCGGGCGGGAGATCGGCCGGTAG
- a CDS encoding YchO/YchP family invasin, which produces MRWLLVVLPSVVTAALLPARADAASQSDDYVRQAQNPFDENGDNLPDLGLAPENNAAEKHFARVLKAFGEASQTDSTLSPGQQARHFAFDRLRDAVSSSITSEAESLLSPWGNATVDLLVDEEGNFNGSSGSLFTPWQDNNRYLTWSQVGVSQQNQGLVGNAGIGQRWAAGHWLLGYNTFYDRLFDDDTSRAGFGAEAWGDYLRLSANYYQPLGGWQHRAGLLEQRMARGYDVTAQAYLPFYQHINTSVSFEQYFGDQVELFDSGTGYHNPVAVKVGLSYTPVPLVTVSAHHRQGESGVSQNDLGLKLNYRFGVPLTKQLSPDEVAASRSLRGSRYDRVERTNVPVMEFRQRKTLSVFLATPPWDLSAGETVALKLQVRSRHGIRQLSWQGDTQALSLTPPLDSTSADGWTVIMPAWDNTPGASNSWRLSVTVEDEQGQRVTSNWITLKLSAPVQTLPQDDPRYELLAPVP; this is translated from the coding sequence ATGCGGTGGTTATTGGTTGTCCTTCCCTCAGTTGTTACCGCCGCGCTGCTGCCGGCCCGTGCAGATGCGGCCAGCCAGAGCGACGACTACGTGCGCCAGGCGCAAAACCCCTTCGATGAAAATGGCGATAACCTGCCCGATCTCGGCCTCGCGCCCGAAAATAACGCGGCGGAAAAACATTTTGCCCGCGTATTAAAAGCCTTTGGCGAAGCAAGCCAGACCGACAGCACGCTCTCACCCGGCCAGCAGGCGCGCCATTTCGCGTTTGACCGTTTGCGTGACGCGGTGAGCAGCAGCATTACCAGCGAGGCCGAAAGCCTGCTGTCGCCGTGGGGTAACGCCACGGTGGATCTGCTGGTGGATGAAGAGGGCAATTTTAACGGCAGCAGCGGCTCGCTGTTTACGCCCTGGCAGGACAATAACCGCTATCTCACCTGGAGCCAGGTCGGCGTCAGCCAGCAAAATCAGGGGCTGGTGGGTAACGCAGGCATCGGCCAGCGCTGGGCGGCCGGTCACTGGCTGCTCGGCTATAACACCTTTTACGATCGCCTGTTTGACGACGATACCTCGCGCGCCGGGTTTGGCGCAGAGGCGTGGGGCGACTATCTGCGCCTTTCCGCTAACTATTATCAACCGCTTGGCGGCTGGCAGCACCGCGCGGGTTTGCTGGAACAGCGCATGGCGCGCGGTTATGACGTGACCGCGCAGGCGTATCTGCCGTTTTATCAGCACATCAATACCAGCGTCAGCTTTGAGCAATATTTCGGCGATCAGGTAGAGCTGTTCGACAGCGGCACCGGTTATCACAACCCGGTCGCGGTGAAAGTGGGGCTGAGTTATACGCCGGTGCCGCTCGTCACCGTCAGCGCGCATCACCGTCAGGGGGAAAGCGGCGTGAGCCAGAATGATTTAGGGCTTAAGCTGAACTACCGCTTTGGCGTACCGCTGACCAAGCAACTCTCGCCGGACGAAGTGGCCGCCTCGCGTTCGCTTCGCGGCAGCCGCTATGACCGCGTAGAGCGCACGAACGTGCCGGTGATGGAGTTTCGCCAGCGCAAGACGCTGTCGGTATTCCTTGCGACGCCGCCGTGGGATCTCAGTGCGGGCGAAACCGTGGCGCTGAAGTTACAGGTGCGCAGCCGCCACGGGATCCGCCAGCTCTCCTGGCAGGGCGACACTCAGGCGCTGAGCCTGACGCCGCCGCTGGACAGCACCAGCGCCGACGGCTGGACGGTGATTATGCCCGCCTGGGATAACACGCCGGGGGCCAGCAACAGCTGGCGGCTGTCGGTGACGGTCGAGGATGAACAGGGCCAGCGCGTGACGTCAAACTGGATAACCCTGAAGCTGTCCGCGCCGGTACAGACGCTGCCGCAGGACGATCCGCGCTATGAACTGCTGGCACCGGTGCCTTAA
- the nirB gene encoding nitrite reductase large subunit NirB, which produces MAQRLVIIGNGMAAVRLVEQLLARAPERFAITLIGDEPLPAYNRILLSPVLGGEMSAAQTQLHDASWFSRYGVTLLTGERALAVDLTARTVTTAARSLPWDELVFATGSTPFIPPIEGSDLPHVRAFRTLADVGALLATPGPAVVLGGGLLGVEAAAALARQGAAVTLVHRHPWLMEQQLDAQAGEWLAESLRERHIRVVTGSGITRITPDDVTLACGETVAAQRVVIATGVRPAIALAQAAGLACQRGIVVDDTLRASHPAVSAIGECCEINAQTWGLVAPCLQQADALAARLCGETTRFGYEEKGTRLKVTGIAVFSAGEVTPGPQAQTLISLDPIARHYRRLIIDRGRLTGVLLYGDTDSSGALMNHFGQPLRASAGLLFDETDETQPAAAGYDTMTKQTLVVVGHGMVGHHFLEQCVSAGLHERFHIIVFGEERHAAYDRVHLSEYFAGRSAQSLSMVQGDFFAQTGIELRTGCQIVALDRARQIVRDAQGHETHFDKLVLATGSWPFVPPVPGRDLPGCFVYRTLDDLDAIRERAQHATRGVVVGGGLLGLEAANALKQLGLKTHVVEFAPGLMAVQLDAPGAAMLREKIEALDVSVHTSKSTTAIVEENGGLTMQFADGDSLHTDLIVFSAGIRPQDSLAKSAGLMIGERGGIVIDDQCRTSDAPIFAIGECALWENKIFGLVAPGYQMARVVAATLAGETAAFRGADMSTKLKLLGVEVASFGDAHGRTPGSQSYQWTHGPKQIYKKIVVSADGKTLLGGVLVGDSSEYATLLQMMLNGMALPAEPETLILPASSGAPAKGLGVAALPESAQICSCHNVSKADICAAVSGGAGDMGAVKSCTRAATGCGGCSALVKQVMEYQLEQQGVTVKKDICEHFAYSRQEIYHLVRVNHIRTFDQLISRYGQGHGCEICKPLVGSVLASCWNEYLLKPAHLPLQDTNDRYFANIQKDGTYSIVPRMAAGEVTPDGLIAIGQIAKRYQLYSKITGGQRIDLFGARLEQLPAIWAELVAAGFETGHAYGKSLRTVKSCVGSTWCRYGVQDSTGLAVTLENRYKGLRAPHKIKMAVSGCTRECAEAQGKDVGVIATDKGWNLYVCGNGGMKPRHADLFASDLDRETLLRTIDRFLMFYIRTADRLQRTSTWMDNLEGGIEYLREVILEDSLGIGEELEREMAQVVESYQCEWQTTLASPDRLALFRSYVNSDKPDEAVQRRELRGQPQPVEVVQPVTPRAPERPWQAVCELKDIPPQAGIGARLGDMQIALFRFGDRVYALDNLEPGSDANVLSRGLLGDVGGEPVVISPLYKQRIRLRDGRLAEALTEAVRAWPVKVEGGKVWVAGQALLLQAQAS; this is translated from the coding sequence CGGCGATGAGCCGCTGCCCGCCTATAACCGCATCCTGCTTTCGCCGGTGCTGGGGGGCGAAATGTCCGCCGCGCAGACGCAGCTTCACGACGCGTCCTGGTTTTCACGTTACGGTGTCACGTTACTAACCGGCGAGCGGGCGCTGGCGGTGGATCTGACCGCGCGCACCGTCACCACCGCCGCGCGCTCGCTGCCCTGGGATGAGCTGGTGTTCGCCACCGGCTCGACGCCGTTTATTCCGCCCATTGAAGGCAGCGACCTGCCGCACGTGCGCGCCTTTCGCACGCTGGCGGATGTCGGGGCGCTTCTCGCCACGCCCGGCCCCGCCGTGGTGCTGGGCGGCGGCCTGCTTGGGGTGGAAGCGGCCGCGGCGCTCGCCCGTCAGGGCGCAGCGGTGACGCTGGTGCATCGTCACCCGTGGCTGATGGAGCAGCAGCTGGATGCGCAGGCGGGCGAGTGGCTCGCCGAAAGCCTGCGCGAGCGCCACATTCGCGTGGTGACCGGCAGTGGCATCACGCGCATCACGCCAGATGACGTCACGCTCGCCTGCGGCGAAACCGTCGCGGCGCAGCGGGTGGTGATCGCCACCGGCGTGCGTCCGGCTATCGCGCTGGCGCAGGCCGCCGGGCTCGCTTGCCAGCGCGGCATTGTGGTGGATGACACGCTTCGCGCCTCGCACCCGGCTGTGAGCGCTATCGGCGAATGCTGCGAAATCAACGCGCAAACCTGGGGGCTGGTGGCGCCCTGTCTGCAACAGGCGGACGCGCTGGCGGCGAGGCTCTGCGGCGAGACGACGCGCTTTGGTTATGAGGAAAAAGGCACGCGGCTCAAGGTCACCGGTATCGCGGTTTTCAGCGCGGGCGAGGTAACGCCAGGCCCGCAGGCGCAGACGCTGATAAGCCTCGACCCAATAGCCCGCCACTATCGCCGCCTGATTATCGATCGCGGCAGGCTCACCGGCGTGCTGCTGTATGGCGATACCGACAGCTCCGGCGCGCTGATGAATCACTTCGGGCAGCCGCTGCGCGCCAGCGCCGGGCTGCTGTTTGATGAAACCGATGAAACGCAGCCCGCGGCTGCAGGATATGACACGATGACAAAACAAACTCTGGTGGTCGTGGGCCACGGCATGGTTGGGCACCATTTTCTGGAGCAGTGCGTCAGCGCCGGGCTGCATGAGCGCTTTCATATCATCGTCTTTGGCGAAGAGCGCCACGCGGCCTACGATCGCGTGCATCTTTCGGAATATTTCGCCGGACGCAGCGCGCAGTCGCTCTCCATGGTGCAGGGCGATTTCTTCGCGCAGACGGGCATTGAACTACGCACCGGCTGTCAGATTGTGGCGCTGGATCGCGCGCGGCAGATCGTGCGCGACGCGCAGGGCCACGAGACGCATTTTGACAAACTGGTGCTCGCTACCGGCTCCTGGCCGTTTGTCCCGCCGGTGCCGGGGCGTGACCTGCCGGGCTGTTTCGTCTATCGCACGCTTGACGATCTCGACGCCATCCGCGAACGCGCGCAGCACGCCACGCGCGGCGTGGTGGTGGGCGGCGGCCTGCTGGGGCTTGAGGCGGCGAATGCGCTTAAACAACTGGGGCTGAAAACGCATGTCGTGGAGTTTGCGCCGGGGCTGATGGCGGTGCAGCTCGATGCGCCTGGCGCTGCGATGCTGCGCGAGAAAATCGAGGCGCTGGACGTCAGCGTGCATACCAGCAAATCCACCACCGCGATTGTCGAAGAAAATGGCGGACTGACGATGCAGTTCGCCGATGGCGACAGCCTGCATACCGATCTGATTGTCTTTTCGGCGGGCATTCGCCCGCAGGACAGTCTTGCGAAGTCGGCGGGGCTCATGATTGGCGAGCGCGGCGGCATTGTGATTGACGACCAGTGCCGCACCAGCGACGCGCCTATTTTCGCCATCGGCGAATGCGCGCTGTGGGAGAACAAAATTTTCGGGCTGGTGGCGCCGGGCTATCAGATGGCGCGGGTCGTTGCGGCGACGCTCGCGGGCGAGACGGCGGCATTCCGAGGCGCGGACATGAGCACCAAACTGAAGCTGCTTGGCGTTGAGGTCGCGTCGTTTGGCGACGCGCACGGGCGCACACCGGGAAGCCAGAGTTACCAGTGGACGCACGGGCCGAAGCAGATCTACAAGAAAATTGTCGTTTCGGCAGACGGCAAAACGCTGCTTGGCGGCGTGCTGGTGGGCGACAGCAGCGAATACGCCACGCTGCTACAGATGATGCTGAACGGCATGGCGCTCCCCGCCGAGCCGGAGACGCTGATCCTGCCCGCCAGCAGCGGCGCGCCCGCGAAAGGGCTCGGCGTGGCGGCGCTGCCGGAAAGCGCGCAGATCTGTTCGTGCCACAACGTCAGCAAGGCGGATATTTGCGCGGCGGTGTCGGGGGGCGCAGGCGATATGGGCGCGGTGAAAAGCTGCACCAGAGCGGCGACCGGCTGCGGCGGCTGTAGCGCGCTGGTCAAACAGGTCATGGAGTATCAGCTCGAACAGCAGGGCGTCACGGTCAAAAAAGATATCTGCGAGCACTTTGCGTATTCGCGCCAGGAGATTTACCACCTCGTGCGCGTTAATCATATCCGCACGTTTGACCAGCTCATCAGCCGCTACGGCCAGGGCCACGGCTGCGAAATCTGTAAACCGCTGGTGGGCTCGGTGCTGGCGTCGTGCTGGAACGAATACCTGCTGAAACCGGCGCATCTGCCGCTCCAGGACACCAACGATCGCTACTTTGCGAATATCCAGAAAGACGGCACCTACTCGATCGTACCGCGGATGGCAGCGGGCGAAGTGACGCCGGACGGGCTTATCGCCATCGGGCAGATAGCCAAACGCTATCAGCTCTACAGCAAAATCACCGGCGGTCAGCGCATCGATCTCTTCGGCGCGCGGCTTGAACAACTGCCGGCGATTTGGGCCGAGCTGGTGGCGGCGGGCTTTGAAACCGGTCACGCCTACGGGAAATCGCTGCGTACCGTGAAATCGTGCGTCGGCTCCACCTGGTGTCGCTACGGCGTGCAGGATTCAACGGGGCTCGCGGTAACGCTTGAGAACCGCTACAAGGGGCTGCGCGCGCCGCACAAAATTAAAATGGCGGTCTCCGGCTGCACGCGCGAATGCGCCGAGGCGCAGGGCAAGGATGTCGGCGTGATCGCCACCGACAAAGGCTGGAACCTCTACGTCTGCGGCAACGGCGGCATGAAGCCGCGCCACGCGGATCTCTTCGCAAGCGATCTCGACCGGGAGACGCTGCTGCGCACCATCGACCGCTTTCTGATGTTTTACATCCGCACCGCCGACCGTCTGCAACGTACCAGCACCTGGATGGATAACCTGGAAGGCGGCATTGAGTATCTGCGCGAGGTCATCCTTGAAGATTCGCTCGGGATTGGCGAGGAGCTGGAGCGCGAAATGGCGCAGGTGGTCGAAAGCTACCAGTGCGAATGGCAGACCACGCTGGCAAGCCCCGACCGGCTGGCGCTGTTCCGCTCGTATGTCAACAGCGATAAACCGGATGAAGCCGTGCAGCGCCGCGAGCTTAGAGGCCAGCCGCAGCCGGTGGAGGTCGTGCAGCCGGTGACGCCGCGCGCGCCGGAACGCCCGTGGCAGGCGGTGTGTGAGCTGAAAGACATTCCACCGCAGGCGGGCATCGGCGCGCGGCTTGGCGACATGCAGATTGCGCTGTTCCGTTTTGGCGATCGCGTTTACGCGCTCGATAACCTGGAGCCGGGCAGCGACGCCAATGTGTTGTCGCGCGGGCTGCTGGGGGATGTCGGCGGCGAACCGGTGGTGATTTCGCCGCTCTATAAGCAGCGTATCCGGCTGCGTGACGGGCGGCTTGCGGAAGCGCTCACCGAGGCGGTACGCGCCTGGCCCGTGAAAGTGGAGGGCGGAAAGGTGTGGGTGGCCGGTCAGGCGCTGCTGTTACAGGCGCAGGCGTCATGA
- a CDS encoding YbhB/YbcL family Raf kinase inhibitor-like protein, producing the protein MKKTLLACLLAVAAVNAAAASDDGIFMLQSPSFADNGMMEKKFAGNAKQNPNCTGENQSPALVWSHAPQGTTRFALIVHDPEGAKGLGVTHLVAYNIPASTTGLAANALTEGKGFTGGKNTPGTSAWHGPCPPPGSGAHHYTFTLIATDLPADLPPGLTREELFTKLKGHALAATGLIGRFGQ; encoded by the coding sequence ATGAAAAAAACGCTGCTCGCTTGCCTGCTGGCGGTTGCCGCTGTGAACGCCGCCGCTGCGTCCGATGACGGTATTTTTATGTTGCAGTCCCCCTCGTTCGCCGATAACGGCATGATGGAGAAAAAATTCGCCGGTAACGCGAAGCAAAACCCCAACTGTACCGGTGAGAATCAATCACCTGCGCTGGTCTGGAGCCATGCGCCGCAGGGCACAACGCGTTTCGCGCTGATCGTCCATGACCCGGAGGGCGCGAAGGGGCTTGGCGTGACGCATCTGGTGGCCTATAACATACCCGCCAGCACCACTGGCCTTGCCGCCAATGCTCTGACAGAGGGCAAAGGCTTTACCGGCGGGAAAAACACGCCGGGGACCAGCGCCTGGCACGGCCCCTGTCCGCCGCCGGGCAGCGGCGCGCACCATTACACCTTTACGCTTATCGCAACCGATCTACCGGCCGATCTCCCGCCCGGCCTGACGCGTGAGGAACTCTTCACGAAACTCAAAGGCCACGCGCTCGCCGCCACCGGTCTGATTGGCCGCTTCGGGCAGTGA